Proteins encoded in a region of the Zea mays cultivar B73 chromosome 2, Zm-B73-REFERENCE-NAM-5.0, whole genome shotgun sequence genome:
- the LOC118476230 gene encoding thyroid receptor-interacting protein 6-like — protein sequence MGGRPTLEGGRKGGAIGSFDGQRALASRPRARASAEPPHPIVLRLGPTHQSAPRPTSCLSSPKPPSTHDSPTTVPFAPAPHFPLPLPHTRPHLRCHRRSRRAASAAAPSPITWCPAALSSHRRPPRSLRGAVAEIAICFRAPRNRRSSVGDQMIKLSEFYEVEDPEHLFGEGCLWCNLYSSKEEGVEADLQEFQDFDEFED from the exons ATGGGTGGCCGGCCGACATTGGAGGGGGGGAGAAAGGGCGGCGCGATTGGATC CTTCGATGGCCAGCGCGCCCTGGCTtcccgcccgcgcgcccgcgcgagcGCCGAGCCACCGCATCCTATCGTCCTGCGCTTGGGCCCCACTCACCAATCTGCCCCACGCCCCACCTCCTGTTTATCTTCTCCGAAACCGCCCTCCACGCATGACTCCCCCACGACGGTTCCATTTGCCCCAGCACCCcatttccctctccctctccctcacacGCGCCCACACCTCCGCTGCCACCGCCGTTCACGCCGTGCTGCATCTGCAGCCGCGCCATCGCCCATCACCTGGTGCCCCGCCGCTCTGAGCTCGCATCGTCGTCCGCCGAGGAGCCTGCGTGGAGCCGTTGCCGAG atcgcgatttgtttccgcgctccgaggaatcgacgatcaagcgtcGGCGACCAAATGATCAAGCTCTCTGAGTTTTATGAggttgaagatcctgagcatctgtttggtgaag gttgcctttggtgcaatctatactcaagtaaagaagaaggcgtcgaggcggatctccaggagttccaggacttcgacgagttcgaggattag